A genomic window from Amia ocellicauda isolate fAmiCal2 chromosome 15, fAmiCal2.hap1, whole genome shotgun sequence includes:
- the lamtor4 gene encoding ragulator complex protein LAMTOR4 — protein MTTALTQGLERIPDQTGYLVISEDGVLASAGDLENDEQAAGAIMQMVQTACKFKLHGSTEPPFKRMSVVFEDHVFMVTVSGQKVFVVKRQNNQRQPINV, from the exons ATG ACCACCGCTCTGACTCAGGGGCTGGAGAGGATCCCCGACCAGACGGGCTACCTGGTCATCAGTGAGGACGGGGTCCTGGCT tctGCAGGAGACCTGGAGAATGACGAGCAGGCAGCCGGGGCGATCATGCAGATGGTGCAGACGGCCTGCAAGTTCAAGCTCCACGGCAGCACTGAGCCCCCGTTCAAACGCATGTCAG TGGTGTTTGAAGATCACGTGTTCATGGTGACCGTGTCCGGGCAGAAGGTCTTTGTGGTGAAGCGGCAGAACAACCAGCGACAGCCAATCAACGTCTAG